One genomic window of Vicugna pacos chromosome 18, VicPac4, whole genome shotgun sequence includes the following:
- the TGFB1I1 gene encoding transforming growth factor beta-1-induced transcript 1 protein isoform X1 yields the protein MEDLDALLSDLETTTSHMPRSGALKERPPEPLTSPLPQMGSGESSGASGDKDHLYSTVCKPRSPKPAAPVAPPFSSSCGVLGTGLCELDRLLQELNATQFNITDEIMSQFPSSKDTAGEQKEDKSEDKKRPSPPPSPSPVLPKPSATSATLELDRLMASLSDFRVQNHLPAPGPNQPPVLSSVNEDSPTPPGPTNKGSLDTMLGLLQSDLSRRGVPTQAKGLCGSCNKPIAGQVVTALGRAWHPEHFVCGGCSTALGGSSFFEKDGAPFCPECYFERFSPRCGLCNQPIRHKMVTALGTHWHPEHFCCVSCGEPFGDEGFHEREGRPYCRRDFLQLFAPRCQGCQGPILDNYISALSALWHPDCFVCRECFAPFSGGSFFEHEGRPLCENHFHARRGSLCATCGLPVTGRCVSALGRRFHPDHFTCTFCLRPLTKGSFQERAGKPYCQPCFLKLFG from the exons ATGGAGGACCTGG ATGCCCTACTCTCTGACCTGGAGACAACCACCTCACACATGCCAAGGTCAGGGGCTCTAAAAGAGCGGCCCCCAGAACCCCTGACGTCTCCTCTGCCACAG ATGGGGTCTGGGGAGTCTTCAGGAGCCTCTGGGGACAAGGACCATCTATACAG CACGGTATGCAAGCCTCGGTCCCCGAAGCCTGCAGCCCCTGTGGCCCCTCCATTCTCCTCTTCCTGTGGTGTCTTGGGCACGGGGCTCTGTGAGCTAGACCGGTTACTTCAGGAACTTAATGCTACTCAGTTCAACATCACAG ATGAAATAATGTCTCAGTTCCCATCTAGCAAGGACACTGCAGGGGAGCAGAAGGAGGACAAATCTGAGGACAAGAAAAGGCCCAGCCC GCCTCCCAGCCCATCCCCTGTTCTTCCAAAGCCTTCAGCCACCTCGGCCACCCTGGAGCTAGACAGACTGATGGCTTCACTCTCTGATTTCCGTGTCCAGAACCAT CTTCCAGCCCCTGGCCCAAACCAGCCACCAGTGCTAAGCTCTGTGAATGAGGACTCTCCCACCCCACCAGGGCCAACAAACAAGGGCAGCCTGGACACCATGCTGGGGCTGCTTCAGTCTGACCTCAGCCGCCGCGGTGTTCCCACCCAGGCCAAGGGCCTCTGTGGCTCCTGCAATAAACCCATTGCTGGGCAA GTGGTGACTGCGCTTGGCCGTGCTTGGCACCCTGAGCACTTTGTTTGCGGTGGCTGTTCCACGGCCCTGGGAGGCAGCAGCTTCTTCGAGAAGGATGGAGCCCCCTTCTGTCCCGAGTGCTACTTCGAGCGCTTCTCCCCACGGTGTGGGCTCTGCAATCAACCCATCAGACAT AAGATGGTTACTGCCTTGGGCACCCACTGGCACCCGGAGCATTTCTGTTGCGTCAGTTGTGGGGAGCCCTTCGGAGATGAGG GTTTCCACGAGCGAGAGGGCCGCCCCTACTGCCGCCGGGACTTCCTGCAGCTGTTTGCCCCGCGCTGCCAGGGCTGCCAAGGCCCCATTCTGGATAACTACATCTCGGCGCTCAGCGCGCTCTGGCACCCAGACTGCTTCGTCTGTAGG GAATGCTTCGCGCCCTTCTCGGGAGGCAGCTTTTTCGAGCATGAGGGCCGCCCGCTGTGCGAGAACCATTTCCACGCGCGGCGCGGGTCGCTGTGCGCCACGTGTGGCCTCCCGGTGACAGGACGATGCGTGTCGGCCCTAGGCCGCCGTTTCCACCCGGACCACTTCACTTGCACCTTCTGCCTGCGCCCGCTCACCAAGGGCTCCTTCCAGGAGCGCGCCGGCAAACCCTATTGCCAGCCCTGCTTCCTCAAGCTCTTCGGCTGA
- the TGFB1I1 gene encoding transforming growth factor beta-1-induced transcript 1 protein isoform X2: protein MPRSGALKERPPEPLTSPLPQMGSGESSGASGDKDHLYSTVCKPRSPKPAAPVAPPFSSSCGVLGTGLCELDRLLQELNATQFNITDEIMSQFPSSKDTAGEQKEDKSEDKKRPSPPPSPSPVLPKPSATSATLELDRLMASLSDFRVQNHLPAPGPNQPPVLSSVNEDSPTPPGPTNKGSLDTMLGLLQSDLSRRGVPTQAKGLCGSCNKPIAGQVVTALGRAWHPEHFVCGGCSTALGGSSFFEKDGAPFCPECYFERFSPRCGLCNQPIRHKMVTALGTHWHPEHFCCVSCGEPFGDEGFHEREGRPYCRRDFLQLFAPRCQGCQGPILDNYISALSALWHPDCFVCRECFAPFSGGSFFEHEGRPLCENHFHARRGSLCATCGLPVTGRCVSALGRRFHPDHFTCTFCLRPLTKGSFQERAGKPYCQPCFLKLFG from the exons ATGCCAAGGTCAGGGGCTCTAAAAGAGCGGCCCCCAGAACCCCTGACGTCTCCTCTGCCACAG ATGGGGTCTGGGGAGTCTTCAGGAGCCTCTGGGGACAAGGACCATCTATACAG CACGGTATGCAAGCCTCGGTCCCCGAAGCCTGCAGCCCCTGTGGCCCCTCCATTCTCCTCTTCCTGTGGTGTCTTGGGCACGGGGCTCTGTGAGCTAGACCGGTTACTTCAGGAACTTAATGCTACTCAGTTCAACATCACAG ATGAAATAATGTCTCAGTTCCCATCTAGCAAGGACACTGCAGGGGAGCAGAAGGAGGACAAATCTGAGGACAAGAAAAGGCCCAGCCC GCCTCCCAGCCCATCCCCTGTTCTTCCAAAGCCTTCAGCCACCTCGGCCACCCTGGAGCTAGACAGACTGATGGCTTCACTCTCTGATTTCCGTGTCCAGAACCAT CTTCCAGCCCCTGGCCCAAACCAGCCACCAGTGCTAAGCTCTGTGAATGAGGACTCTCCCACCCCACCAGGGCCAACAAACAAGGGCAGCCTGGACACCATGCTGGGGCTGCTTCAGTCTGACCTCAGCCGCCGCGGTGTTCCCACCCAGGCCAAGGGCCTCTGTGGCTCCTGCAATAAACCCATTGCTGGGCAA GTGGTGACTGCGCTTGGCCGTGCTTGGCACCCTGAGCACTTTGTTTGCGGTGGCTGTTCCACGGCCCTGGGAGGCAGCAGCTTCTTCGAGAAGGATGGAGCCCCCTTCTGTCCCGAGTGCTACTTCGAGCGCTTCTCCCCACGGTGTGGGCTCTGCAATCAACCCATCAGACAT AAGATGGTTACTGCCTTGGGCACCCACTGGCACCCGGAGCATTTCTGTTGCGTCAGTTGTGGGGAGCCCTTCGGAGATGAGG GTTTCCACGAGCGAGAGGGCCGCCCCTACTGCCGCCGGGACTTCCTGCAGCTGTTTGCCCCGCGCTGCCAGGGCTGCCAAGGCCCCATTCTGGATAACTACATCTCGGCGCTCAGCGCGCTCTGGCACCCAGACTGCTTCGTCTGTAGG GAATGCTTCGCGCCCTTCTCGGGAGGCAGCTTTTTCGAGCATGAGGGCCGCCCGCTGTGCGAGAACCATTTCCACGCGCGGCGCGGGTCGCTGTGCGCCACGTGTGGCCTCCCGGTGACAGGACGATGCGTGTCGGCCCTAGGCCGCCGTTTCCACCCGGACCACTTCACTTGCACCTTCTGCCTGCGCCCGCTCACCAAGGGCTCCTTCCAGGAGCGCGCCGGCAAACCCTATTGCCAGCCCTGCTTCCTCAAGCTCTTCGGCTGA
- the SLC5A2 gene encoding LOW QUALITY PROTEIN: sodium/glucose cotransporter 2 (The sequence of the model RefSeq protein was modified relative to this genomic sequence to represent the inferred CDS: inserted 1 base in 1 codon), with product MEEHTEAGSAPGPGDQRALIDNLADILVITAYFLLVIGVGLWSMCRTNRGTVGGYFLAGRSMVWWPVGASLFASNIGSGHFVGLAGTGAASGLAVAGFEWNALFVVLLLGWLFAPVYLTAGVITMPQYLRKRFGGHRIRLYLSVLSLFLYIFTKISVDMFSGAVFIQQALGWNIYASVIALLVITMIYTVTGGLAALMYTDTVQTFVILAGAFVLMGYAFHEVGGYSGLFDKYLRAMTSLTVSEDPAVGNISSSCYRPRPDSYHLLRDPVTGDLPWPALLLGLTIVSSWYWCSDQVIVQRCLAGKNLTHIKAGCILCGYLKLMPMFLMVMPGMISRILYPDEVACVVPEVCKRVCGTEVGCSNIAYPRLVVKLMPNGLRGLMLAVMLAALMSSLASIFNSSSTLFTMDIYTRLRPRAGDRELLLVGRLWVVFIVAVSVAWLPVVQAAQGGQLFDYIQSVSSYLAPPVSAVFVLALFVPRVNEKGAFWGLIGGLLMGLARLVPEFSFGSGSCVRPSACPALLCRVHYLYFAIVLFVCSGLLTLVVSLCTPPIPRKHLHRLVFSLRHSKEEREDLDADELEGPASPPVQNGRPEHAVEMEGKALPRESGXRELGSFLRLTVRPPFLPEAPSPKPGLLRQCLLWFCGMSRGGAGSPPPPTQEEMAAATKRLEDISEDPSWARVVNLNALLMMAVATFLWGFYA from the exons ATGGAGGAACACACAGAGGCAGGCTCAGCACCAGGGCCCGGGGACCAGAGGGCCCTAATTGACAACCTTGCCGACATCCTGGTCATTACGGCTTATTTCCTGCTGGTCATTGGTGTTGGCTTGTGG TCCATGTGCAGAACCAACAGAGGCACCGTTGGTGGCTACTTCCTGGCAGGACGAAGCATGGTGTGGTGGCCG GTCGGGGCCTCTCTCTTTGCCAGCAACATCGGCAGCGGCCACTTTGTGGGCCTGGCAGGGACTGGTGCAGCAAGCGGCCTGGCTGTGGCTGGATTTGAATGGAAT GCGCTGTTTGTGGTGCTGCTACTTGGCTGGCTCTTCGCGCCGGTGTACCTGACCGCGGGCGTCATTACGATGCCGCAGTACCTGCGCAAGCGCTTCGGCGGCCATCGTATCCGTCTCTACTTGTCGGTGCTTTCGCTTTTTCTGTACATCTTCACCAAGATTTCG GTGGACATGTTCTCCGGGGCAGTATTCATTCAACAGGCTCTGGGCTGGAACATCTATGCCTCCGTCATTGCGCTGTTGGTGATCACCATGATCTACACTGTGACAG GAGGGCTGGCAGCACTGATGTACACGGATACCGTGCAGACGTTCGTCATTCTCGCGGGTGCCTTCGTCCTCATGGGTTACG CCTTCCACGAGGTGGGCGGGTATTCGGGGCTTTTCGACAAATACCTGAGGGCAATGACATCCCTAACGGTGTCCGAGGATCCGGCGGTGGGCAACATCTCCAGCTCCTGCTATCGACCCCGGCCCGACTCCTACCACCTGCTCCGGGATCCTGTGACGGGGGACCTGCCGTGGCCCGCGCTGCTTCTGGGGCTTACCATCGTCTCAAGCTGGTACTGGTGCAGCGACCAG GTCATAGTGCAGCGCTGCCTGGCTGGGAAAAACCTGACCCACATCAAGGCTGGCTGCATCCTGTGCGGCTACTTGAAGCTGATGCCCATGTTCCTCATGGTCATGCCGGGCATGATCAGCCGCATTCTTTACCCGG ATGAGGTGGCCTGCGTTGTGCCCGAGGTGTGTAAGCGCGTTTGCGGCACTGAGGTGGGGTGTTCCAACATCGCCTACCCTCGGCTCGTCGTGAAGCTCATGCCCAACG GTCTGCGCGGCCTCATGCTGGCGGTCATGCTGGCCGCGCTCATGTCCTCGCTGGCCTCAATCTTTAACAGCAGCAGCACGCTGTTCACCATGGACATCTACACGCGCCTGCGGCCCCGCGCGGGCGACCGCGAGCTGCTCTTAGTAGGACG GCTCTGGGTGGTGTTTATCGTGGCCGTGTCGGTGGCCTGGCTCCCCGTGGTGCAGGCGGCGCAGGGCGGGCAGCTCTTTGACTATATCCAGTCGGTCTCCAGCTACCTGGCGCCGCCGGTGTCGGCCGTCTTCGTGCTGGCGCTCTTCGTGCCCCGCGTCAATGAGAAG GGCGCCTTCTGGGGACTGATTGGGGGCCTGCTGATGGGTCTGGCACGCCTTGTTCCCGAGTTCTCCTTTGGCTCTGGCAGCTGCGTGCGACCCTCAGCGTGCCCAGCACTCCTCTGCCGCGTGCACTACCTCTACTTCGCCATCGTGCTCTTCGTCTGCTCCGGCCTCCTCACCCTTGTGGTCTCGCTGTGCACACCACCCATTCCGCGCAAGCAT CTCCACCGCCTGGTTTTCAGTCTTCGGCACAGCAAGGAGGAGCGGGAGGACCTGGATGCTGACGAGCTAGAAGGTCCAGCCTCACCTCCGGTACAGAATGGGCGTCCTGAACACGCAGTGGAGATGGAGGGTAAGGCACTGCCCCGGGAGTCTG TGAGGGAGCTGGGAAGTTTCCTCAGACTAACTGTCAGGCCTCCATTTCTCCCAGAGGCCCCGTCTCCAAAGCCGGGCCTGCTCCGCCAGTGCCTGCTCTGGTTCTGTGGAatgagcaggggtggggcaggcagtCCCCCGCCCCCAACCCAGGAGGAGATGGCTGCAGCAACCAAGCGGCTGGAGGACATCAGTGAGGACCCAAGTTGGGCCCGTGTCGTCAACCTCAATGCCCTGCTCATGATGGCCGTGGCCACGTTCCTCTGGGGCTTTTATGCCTGA